A single Rhinolophus ferrumequinum isolate MPI-CBG mRhiFer1 chromosome 20, mRhiFer1_v1.p, whole genome shotgun sequence DNA region contains:
- the TMED4 gene encoding transmembrane emp24 domain-containing protein 4 isoform X1, with product MAGVWAGRPRLMGRPALLLLALCVAGARGLYFHIGETEKRCFIEEIPDETMVIGNYRTQMWDKQKEVFLPSTPGLGMHVEVKDPEGKVVLSRQYGSEGRFTFTSHTPGDHQICLHSNSTRMALFAGGRLRVHLDIQVGEHANNYPEIAAKDKLTELQLRARQLLDQVEQIQKEQDYQRYREERFRLTSESTNQRVLWWSIAQTVILILTGIWQMRHLKSFFEAKKLV from the exons ATGGCAGGTGTCTGGGCCGGGCGGCCACGGTTGATGGGGAGACCGGCGTTGCTGCTGCTCGCGCTGTGCGTGGCGGGCGCCCGGGGGCTCTACTTCCACATCGGCGAGACCGAGAAGCGCTGCTTCATCGAGGAAATCCCCGACGAGACCATGGTCATCG GGAACTACCGCACCCAGATGTGGGATAAGCAAAAGGAGGTCTTCCTGCCCTCGACCCCCGGCCTGGGTATGCACGTGGAAGTGAAGGACCCCGAAGGCAAG GTGGTGCTGTCCCGGCAGTACGGCTCCGAGGGCCGCTTCACCTTCACGTCCCACACCCCTGGGGACCATCAGATCTGCCTGCACTCCAACTCGACCAGGATGGCACTCTTTGCTGGTGGCAGACTG CGTGTGCACCTAGACATCCAGGTTGGAGAGCATGCCAACAACTACCCTGAGATTGCTGCCAAGGACAAACTGACGGAGCTGCAGCTCCGAGCTCGCCAGCTGCTTGATCAAGTGGAACAGATCCAGAAGGAGCAGgattaccaaagg TATCGTGAAGAACGCTTTCGTCTGACCAGTGAGAGCACCAACCAGAGGGTCCTGTGGTGGTCCATCGCTCAGACTGTCATCCTCATCCTCACTGGCATCTGGCAGATGCGGCACCTGAAGAGCTTCTTTGAGGCCAAGAAGCTTGTGTAG
- the DDX56 gene encoding probable ATP-dependent RNA helicase DDX56, whose translation MAEPEVLGFEHMGLDPRLLQAVTDLGWSRPTLIQEKAIPLALEGKDLLARARTGSGKTAAYAIPMLQLLLHRKATGPVVEQAVRGLVLVPTKELARQAQSMIQQLAAYCARDIRVANVSAADDSASQRAVLMEKPDVVVGTPSRILSHLQQDSLKLRDSLELLVMDEADLLFSFGFEEELKSLLCHLPRIYQAFLMSATFNEDVQTLKELVLHNPVTLKLQESQLPGPEQLQQFQVVCATEEDKFLLLCALLKLSLVRGKSLIFVNTLERSYRLRLFLEQLGIPTCVLNGELPVRSRCHIISQFNQGLYDCVIATDAEVLGAPLKGKRRGKGPKGDRASDPEAGVARGIDFHHVCAVLNFDLPPTPEAYIHRAGRTARANNPGTVLTFVLPTEQPHLGRIEELLGGETGAPALLPYQFRMEEIEGFRYRCRDAMRSVTKQAIREARLKEIKEELLRSEKLKTYFEDNPKDLQLLRHDLPLHPAVVKPHLGHVPDYLVPPALRGLVRPHRKRKKLCPSKKAKKVKAHNPLRSFRHRGEKHRSAAAPS comes from the exons ATGGCGGAGCCGGAGGTGTTGGGCTTCGAACACATGGGCCTCGACCCCCGGCTCCTGCAG GCCGTCACCGACCTGGGCTGGTCGCGGCCGACGCTGATCCAGGAAAAGGCCATCCCGCTGGCCCTGGAGGGGAAGGACCTCCTGGCTCGGGCCCGCACTGGCTCGGGGAAGACGGCCGCTTATGCCATTCCgatgctgcagctgctgctccaCAGGAAGGCG ACAGGCCCCGTGGTAGAGCAGGCTGTGAGAGGCCTTGTCCTCGTGCCCACCAAGGAACTGGCACGGCAGGCCCAGTCCATGATTCAGCAGCTGGCAGCCTACTGTGCCCGAGACATCCGGGTGGCCAATGTATCAGCTGCTGATGACTCGGCCTCTCAGAG AGCTGTGCTGATGGAGAAGCCCGATGTAGTGGTGGGGACCCCCTCTCGCATATTAAGCCACTTGCAGCAAGACAGCTTGAAGCTGCGAGACTCCCTGGAGCTGCTGGTGATGGATGAGGCTgatcttctcttttcctttggctttGAGGAAGAGCTCAAGAGTCTTCTCTG TCACTTGCCCCGGATTTATCAGGCTTTTCTGATGTCGGCTACTTTCAATGAGGATGTACAAACACTCAAGGAGCTGGTACTGCATAACCCG GTCACCCTCAAGTTGCAAGAGTCCCAGCTGCCAGGGCCAGAGCAGCTGCAGCAGTTTCAGGTGGTGTGTGCCACTGAGGAAGACAAGTTTCTGTTGCTGTGCGCGCTGCTCAAGTTGTCGCTGGTCCGGGGCAAGTCCCTGATCTTCGTCAATACGCTGGAGCGCAGTTACCGGCTGCGCCTATTCCTGGAGCAGCTTGGCATCCCCACCTGCGTGCTCAACGGAGAGCTCCCTGTGCGCTCCAG GTGCCACATCATCTCACAGTTCAACCAGGGCTTGTACGACTGTGTCATAGCAACTGATGCCGAAGTCCTGGGGGCCCCGCTCAAAGGCAAGCGTCGGGGGAAAGGACCCAAGGGGGACAG GGCCTCCGATCCCGAGGCAGGCGTGGCCCGGGGCATCGACTTCCACCACGTGTGTGCCGTACTCAACTTcgacctgccccccacccccgaggCCTACATCCATCGAGCTGGCAG GACGGCACGTGCCAACAACCCAGGCACAGTCCTGACCTTCGTGCTGCCCACAGAGCAGCCCCACCTGGGCAGGATCGAGGAGCTACTTGGTGGAG AGACCGGGGCCCCCGCCCTGCTTCCCTACCAGTTCCGCATGGAGGAGATTGAAGGCTTTCGCTACCGCTGCAGG GATGCCATGCGCTCGGTGACTAAGCAAGCCATTCGAGAGGCGAGGCTGAAGGAGATCAAGGAGGAACTCCTGCGCTCGGAGAAGCTCAAG ACGTACTTTGAAGACAACCCCAAGGACCTGCAGCTGCTGCGGCACGACCTGCCCTTGCATCCTGCTGTGGTGAAGCCGCACCTGGGCCACGTGCCCGACTACCTGG TTCCTCCTGCTCTTCGAGGCCTCGTCCGCCCTCATAGGAAGCGGAAGAAGCTGTGCCCCTCTAAGAAGGCCAAG AAGGTGAAGGCCCACAACCCACTGCGCAGCTTCCGGCACAGAGGAGAAAAGCACAGATCAGCGGCAGCGCCCTCCTGA
- the TMED4 gene encoding transmembrane emp24 domain-containing protein 4 isoform X2, which produces MWDKQKEVFLPSTPGLGMHVEVKDPEGKVVLSRQYGSEGRFTFTSHTPGDHQICLHSNSTRMALFAGGRLRVHLDIQVGEHANNYPEIAAKDKLTELQLRARQLLDQVEQIQKEQDYQRYREERFRLTSESTNQRVLWWSIAQTVILILTGIWQMRHLKSFFEAKKLV; this is translated from the exons ATGTGGGATAAGCAAAAGGAGGTCTTCCTGCCCTCGACCCCCGGCCTGGGTATGCACGTGGAAGTGAAGGACCCCGAAGGCAAG GTGGTGCTGTCCCGGCAGTACGGCTCCGAGGGCCGCTTCACCTTCACGTCCCACACCCCTGGGGACCATCAGATCTGCCTGCACTCCAACTCGACCAGGATGGCACTCTTTGCTGGTGGCAGACTG CGTGTGCACCTAGACATCCAGGTTGGAGAGCATGCCAACAACTACCCTGAGATTGCTGCCAAGGACAAACTGACGGAGCTGCAGCTCCGAGCTCGCCAGCTGCTTGATCAAGTGGAACAGATCCAGAAGGAGCAGgattaccaaagg TATCGTGAAGAACGCTTTCGTCTGACCAGTGAGAGCACCAACCAGAGGGTCCTGTGGTGGTCCATCGCTCAGACTGTCATCCTCATCCTCACTGGCATCTGGCAGATGCGGCACCTGAAGAGCTTCTTTGAGGCCAAGAAGCTTGTGTAG